One genomic window of Longimicrobiales bacterium includes the following:
- a CDS encoding aminotransferase class V-fold PLP-dependent enzyme produces the protein MTDRNLDRREFLVRSSLAAAAIVPIGLVARLNGQAGSGGVQEDWVRLARAEIPASTESAYFQTGGIGPASRRAIAEVAQRLEYQNRGPADPRYSPSMAEIEPNLRAYLSAAFGVGPDGVALTHSTSEGISIAAWSLNWERGDEVVLSNQEHPANVVPWYVLRDRFGIVIREINLDSGTSLLDEVRGVLSSRTRMVSISHVSRNNGRRLRTDESAELGELLRSRGIVYHLDGAQGPGCVEVDFGHLGCDCYSTCGHKWLLGPKGTGAFFVRDDMLDRLQLSWSGSHSHSTMDYEGSYSLLPSAARYEFGTRALADFAGFHTAVSWVEELGFDRVLSRIQHLVSYAVESAEARTGFGLASPRVEADRSGVFVLRLPSGCDATEVYNRLAEEPRVLSSPVRRAGDLRLAIHFFNTEDEIDAAMDGVAALC, from the coding sequence TTGACTGACCGTAACTTGGACCGACGAGAGTTCCTCGTGAGGAGTTCTTTGGCAGCGGCCGCGATCGTGCCCATCGGTCTCGTTGCCCGCCTCAACGGCCAGGCCGGCTCGGGTGGGGTTCAAGAGGATTGGGTGCGGTTAGCGCGAGCCGAGATCCCGGCATCGACTGAGAGCGCCTATTTCCAGACAGGCGGGATTGGCCCAGCGTCGCGACGAGCGATCGCGGAAGTCGCGCAGAGGCTGGAGTACCAGAACCGAGGGCCCGCCGATCCGCGGTACTCGCCCTCGATGGCGGAGATCGAGCCGAACCTCCGAGCGTACCTGAGTGCGGCGTTCGGTGTCGGGCCAGATGGAGTCGCGCTCACCCACAGCACCTCCGAAGGGATCAGCATCGCAGCTTGGTCCCTGAACTGGGAACGCGGAGATGAGGTGGTCCTGAGCAATCAGGAGCATCCTGCGAACGTCGTTCCCTGGTATGTGCTTCGAGATCGATTTGGCATAGTTATCCGCGAGATCAACCTGGACTCGGGCACATCTTTGTTGGATGAGGTGCGAGGCGTTCTCTCCTCGCGGACCCGCATGGTGAGCATCAGCCATGTGTCCCGGAACAATGGGCGGCGGCTTCGCACGGACGAGTCGGCGGAGCTGGGCGAGCTGCTTCGGTCTCGTGGAATCGTGTATCACCTAGATGGGGCACAAGGGCCTGGGTGCGTGGAGGTCGACTTCGGTCATCTAGGTTGTGATTGCTACAGCACGTGCGGACACAAGTGGTTGCTCGGCCCGAAGGGCACGGGTGCCTTCTTCGTGCGTGATGACATGCTCGATCGGCTCCAACTCTCTTGGTCGGGCAGCCACAGTCACTCGACAATGGACTACGAGGGTTCCTACTCGCTGCTCCCCTCAGCCGCCCGATACGAGTTCGGGACCCGAGCCCTCGCAGACTTCGCCGGGTTCCACACAGCGGTGTCCTGGGTGGAGGAGTTGGGCTTCGATCGAGTCCTCAGCAGAATCCAACACCTCGTGTCCTATGCGGTGGAGTCGGCGGAGGCTCGTACCGGCTTTGGGCTAGCCTCTCCGAGGGTCGAGGCGGATCGCTCGGGGGTCTTCGTCCTCCGGCTCCCGTCAGGTTGCGACGCCACGGAGGTGTACAACCGCCTCGCCGAGGAGCCGAGAGTCTTGAGTTCTCCCGTTCGGCGCGCCGGAGATCTCAGGCTCGCGATCCACTTCTTCAACACAGAAGATGAGATCGATGCGGCGATGGATGGCGTTGCGGCACTATGCTAG